The following proteins come from a genomic window of Drosophila sulfurigaster albostrigata strain 15112-1811.04 chromosome X, ASM2355843v2, whole genome shotgun sequence:
- the LOC133848231 gene encoding mucin-2: MSSSLGLRRQPALLLLLAMLLLLSRIGALPTIQQGANYVQQLDKSFFQPREIEQTIDEVQKILANDPALPRLTRGEIEELYEKVTREEYEKSIEAGDMSRADSMRALMLVLPYNTDNNTEENLQELYTRPPVTRVIDAYTPPDPIKFLTPDPNAAPRSTVPGGNPAVAATTYKPAFGNLPKQLYTAPTATTYHPPAPAPVMYQLTPSLGKPSMDFQPVTKLPPSYDFAPQPVQPVQQAQQAQRFSSHYNAKNAQFLRKPAKPVENKVSTTSSTVKPVADILESLGIVGGHGGGGQTNHKRYAAIDDYYPAESAPQPVVAMADLRGLQGARIRPDAYSNFKPLNIGEELRVKPEVEGYLTRFGIVKKPKALKKSPAAVAATEEPAGAHTELSTATAKLPTQSNVELAKLLENLQELERLQAQSSRPANTTPKPTTSTTTTTTTTTTTTTPAPPTSLPTAQLITHGAPLLIEPKKPRRRIDPNIDINFANTGNQQKTASSTDELSKLLQNLQELEKLKINPENVLKATTSSVNNAGIQSLSNRFITTTPVPAPTPAPTSAAAAASAAEARELQLILRQLQQLEQANALRKASTTSSTTTSTSTTTARPRPRATSPLSLDPSQASRLGVADFAQLQRLLSDDSELERLYEQARNTKKQAKSTTSTTSSTTTTTTPRPTKAAAAVDHAQFEALITRVQQLEQLQQPKATTPGFHTRNVASANRGPALSLPSNDYAQLQQLAASAPDFDPYEGQVEISTAASTSKQRQRPPRPLNPFERSNGLLHDVQPQDYVQLQKLLSKVQELERVQLQETRPTTGHQLVTAASVRNQNVKSLSGQHIVYAQPAEMEHDQDLKLELPVYQQPMSTTPMPTPGKRYTSSEELREFAMSQPAHPQSAAAAATSAAADFAQYQQFFSSLEDNGERQSASYPHMQPIYKTVAAAEAAPAPAPAFVPAAAPSTTTTTTTSTSTTTPAPKVKPNLLPKQADLAELQKLLYNTQQLQKLGVALPHELSQQLESQLQSQTSTTTTSTTTTSTTTASPLLMSAASPSPQPTHDSSSPAVFSLTTIKPASPRPPRPSLPITESSVELPIFSATKIIEAAIKRAANRIGVATEPTPVSLAQGLGFGFRRRSDDLVADAEEEQEGVMDGDLMAEFSELNYQLAKPEPKQLPEPRIDENRNELQRLISNLQQLQQLNVSLDRVRSPDAIYLDSLRGQQLDTTKLRRQSVDNATTDKQTEVETETTQSPTRISLNLGLTDDATDESSSGAASSASSTTTEASTTTTTTTTTEESRNGSLADLEDSFGPDPVSQEPPPAKKKNGFYFLADWNSFFEADNLDDQVVVRFSPKIGDPRDFVPV; this comes from the exons ATGAGCAGTTCCCTGGGACTGAGGCGACAGCCAgcgttgttgttactgctggcaatgctgctgcttctctcGCGGATTGGCGCATTGCCCACCATACAGCAGGGTGCCAACTATGTGCAGCAGCTGGACAAGAGTTTCTTTCAGCCGCGAGAAATAGAACAGACCATCGATGAGGTGCAAAAGATACTGGCCAACGATCCAGCGCTGCCCAGACTCACACG CGGCGAGATCGAGGAGCTGTATGAGAAGGTGACGCGCGAGGAATACGAGAAGAGCATCGAGGCGGGCGACATGAGTCGAGCGGACAGCATGCGTGCCCTGATGCTGGTGCTGCCCTACAACACGGACAACAATACCGAGGAGAATCTGCAGGAGCTCTACACCCGTCCGCCGGTCACAAGAGTCATCGATGCCTACACGCCACCCGATCCGATTAAATTCCTCACACCCGATCCGAATGCGGCGCCACGAAGCACTGTGCCCGGTGGCAATCcggctgtggctgccacgACGTATAAGCCAGCCTTTGGTAATCTGCCCAAGCAATTGTACACGGCACCCACAGCGACCACATATCATCCGCCTGCGCCGGCGCCAGTGATGTATCAGCTGACGCCATCGTTGGGCAAGCCCAGCATGGACTTTCAACCGGTCACCAAGCTGCCGCCCAGCTATGACTTTGCCCCGCAACCCGTGCAACCCGTGCAGCAGGCGCAACAGGCGCAACGCTTCAGCTCGCACTACAATGCCAAGAATGCGCAGTTCCTGCGTAAGCCGGCGAAACCCGTGGAAAACAAAGTCAGCACCACGTCGAGCACTGTGAAACCCGTGGCGGACATACTCGAGAGTCTGGGCATTGTGGGTGGCCATGGCGGTGGTGGCCAGACGAATCACAAGCGCTATGCGGCCATCGATGATTATTATCCGGCAGAGAGTGCCCCTCAGCCAGTGGTGGCCATGGCCGATCTGCGTGGTCTGCAGGGAGCACGTATACGCCCCGATGCCTATTCGAATTTCAAGCCACTGAACATTGGCGAAGAGCTGCGCGTCAAGCCCGAGGTGGAGGGCTATCTGACACGCTTTGGCATTGTCAAGAAACCGAAGGCACTCAAGAAATCTCCGGCAGCTGTGGCGGCCACCGAGGAACCAGCTGGCGCACACACCGAACTgtcgacggcgacggcaaAGTTGCCCACGCAAAGCAACGTAGAGTTGGCCAAGTTGCTGGAGAATCTTCAGGAGTTGGAGCGTCTACAGGCGCAGAGCAGTCGTCCGGCTAACACTACACCGAAGCCAACAACGAGCAccacgacgacaacaacaacaacgacgacgacaacgacaccaGCTCCTCCCACCTCACTGCCCACGGCTCAGCTGATCACCCACGGAGCTCCGCTGTTGATTGAGCCCAAGAAGCCGCGACGTCGCATCGATCCGAACATCGACATTAACTTTGCGAATACTGGGAATCAACAGAAGACGGCCAGCTCCACGGATGAGCTGTCGAAGCTGCTGCAGAACCTGCAAGAGCTGGAGAAGCTCAAGATCAATCCTGAGAATGTGCTCAAGGCCACCACGAGCAGCGTGAACAATGCAGGCATACAATCGCTCAGTAATCGTTTCATCACCACAACTCCAGTGCCGGCTCCAACTCCGGCTCCCACatcagcggctgctgctgcttcggcgGCTGAGGCTCGTGAGCTGCAACTCATTCTTcgccagctgcagcagctggagcaggCGAATGCTCTGCGCAAGGCGAGCACCACCAGCTCAACCACAACTAGCACCAGCACCACCACAGCACGTCCACGTCCACGTGCCACGTCCCCCTTGAGCCTGGATCCCTCACAGGCGAGTCGCTTGGGTGTGGCGGACTTTGCGCAGCTTCAACGACTGCTCAGCGATGACAGCGAGCTGGAGCGTCTCTACGAGCAGGCGCGCAACACCAAGAAGCAGGCCAAGAGCACCACTAGCACCACTTCTAGCACCACTACGACGACAACGCCACGTCCCAcgaaagcagctgctgccgtaGATCACGCACAGTTCGAGGCGTTGATCACACGtgtgcagcagctggagcaactgcagcagccgaAGGCAACCACGCCAGGTTTCCACACACGCAACGTGGCCTCCGCTAATCGTGGTCCCGCGCTGAGCCTGCCCAGCAATGACTAcgctcagctgcagcagctggccGCCAGTGCACCGGACTTTGATCCCTACGAGGGGCAGGTGGAGATCTCGACAGCGGCATCCACGTCGAAGCAACGACAGCGCCCGCCGCGTCCGCTGAATCCGTTTGAACGCAGCAATGGACTGCTGCACGACGTTCAACCGCAGGACTATGTGCAGCTGCAGAAGCTGCTGAGCAAGGTGCAGGAGCTGGAGCGTGTGCAGCTTCAGGAGACGCGTCCGACGACGGGACATCAGCTGGTCACCGCCGCCTCGGTGCGCAATCAGAATGTAAAGAGCCTAAGTGGTCAGCACATTGTGTACGCACAGCCGGCGGAGATGGAGCACGACCAGGATTTGAAGCTGGAGTTGCCGGTGTATCAGCAGCCAATGAGCACCACACCGATGCCGACACCGGGCAAGCGATACACTTCCAGCGAGGAGTTGCGTGAGTTTGCCATGTCGCAGCCGGCGCATCCAcaatcggcagcagcagcagcaacatccgCAGCAGCGGACTTTGCCCAGTATCAGCAGTTCTTTAGCAGCTTGGAGGACAACGGCGAGCGTCAGTCGGCGAGCTATCCGCATATGCAGCCCATCTACAAGACGGTGGCGGCGGCAGAAGCTGCGCcggctcctgctcctgcttttgtgccagctgctgctccctcgacaactacaacgactACGACGTCCACTTCAACCACAACTCCCGCGCCCAAAGTGAAACCCAATCTGCTGCCCAAGCAAGCCGATCTCGCCGAGCTGCAGAAACTGCTCTACAACACACAACAGCTGCAGAAACTGGGCGTCGCTCTGCCCCACGAGCTCTCCCAGCAGCTGGAGAGTCAGCTGCAATCGCAGACGAGCACCACGACCACGAGCACCACAACGACGAGCACCACCACCGCCTCGCCACTGTTGATGTCAGCTGCCTCGCCATCACCGCAACCCACGCACGATTCCTCCTCGCCTGCCGTCTTCTCCCTGACGACCATAAAACCCGCATCGCCGCGTCCCCCACGGCCAAGTTTGCCCATCACTGAGAGCAGCGTGGAGCTGCCCATTTTCAGTGCCACCAAGATCATTGAAGCAGCGATCAAGCGTGCCGCCAATCGCATTGGCGTGGCCACCGAACCAACGCCCGTCAGTTTGGCGCAGGGTTTGGGTTTTGGTTTTAGGAGACGCAGCGATGACTTGGTGGCGGATGCcgaggaggagcaggagggTGTCATGGATGGCGATCTGATGGCCGAGTTCAGTGAGCTCAACTATCAGCTGGCCAAGCCGGAGCCCAAGCAACTGCCGGAGCCCCGAATCGACGAGAATCGCAATGAGTTGCAGCGTCTAATCAGCAatctgcaacagttgcagcagctgaaTGTGAGCCTGGATCGTGTGCGTTCGCCGGATGCCATCTATTTGGATTCGTTGCGCGGCCAGCAGCTGGACACGACCAAGTTGCGGCGACAGAGCGTCGATAATGCCACCACAGACAAGCAGACGGAAGTAGAGACGGAGACAACGCAATCGCCCACACGCATCAGCTTGAATCTGGGTTTGACCGACGATGCGACGGATGAGAGCAGCTCaggagcagcgagcagcgcaTCCTCAACAACCACGGAGGctagcacaacaacaacaacaacaacaaccacggaGGAGTCACGCAATGGTTCGCTCGCCGATCTCGAGGATTCCTTTGGACCCGATCCCGTGTCACAGGAACCGCCGCCGGCGAAAAAGAAGAATGGTTTCTATTTCCTTGCCGATTGGAATTCATTCTTTGAGGCCGACAATCTCGATGATCAGGTTGTGGTGCGTTTCAGTCCCAAGATTGGCGATCCTCGTGACTTTGTGCCCGTCTAA